The Tamandua tetradactyla isolate mTamTet1 chromosome 8, mTamTet1.pri, whole genome shotgun sequence genome includes a window with the following:
- the TMEM45B gene encoding transmembrane protein 45B isoform X2 yields MANFKGHALPGSFFLIVGLWWSVKYPLKYFHQKRKNDQLNYRYQHLEVIEAAIRIFFPIVGILCEQFVPDGPHFHLYHEDQWVKLMNWQHSTMYLFFAASGLIDLLTFLVTHVPLGVDRLFMGLAAFIEGFLFYYHVHHRPPLDQHIHSLMLVILFGGAFSVFLEVILRDNIVLELFRTSLVIFQGTWFWQIGFVLFPPFGTPEWDQKDDSNIMFITMCFCWHFLAALCIVATNYSLVYCLLTRLDIRKDGEIIGISKLKSDCIYQTALLNASDEE; encoded by the exons ATGGCCAACTTCAAGGGCCATgctctcccagggagcttcttcTTGATAGTTGGATTGTGGTGGTCAGTCAAGTACCCACTTAAGTACTTtcaccaaaagaggaaaaatgatcAACTGAATTATCGGTATCAGCATCTTGAGGTCATTGAAGCAGCCATCAGGATTTTCTTTCCAATTGTTG GAATCCTGTGTGAGCAATTTGTTCCAGATGGGCCCCACTTCCACCTTTACCATGAGGACCAGTGGGTGAAGCTGATGAACTGGCAGCACAGCACCATGTACCTCTTCTTTGCTGCCTCAGGACTCATTGATCTCCTCACCTTTCTTGTCACCCATGTTCCCCTGGGAGTGGACAGACTCTTTATGGGTTTGGCAGCATTCATTGAAG GTTTTCTCTTCTACTACCATGTTCACCACCGACCACCACTGGATCAGCACATCCACTCACTTATGCTGGTTATTCTATTTGGTGGGGCCTTCAGTGTCTTCCTAGAGGTGATCCTTCGGGacaacattgtgctggaacttTTCCGAACCAGTCTCGTTATTTTTCAGGGGACCTGGTTCTGGCAG ATTGGGTTCGTGCTGTTCCCACCTTTTGGAACCCCTGAATGGGACCAGAAAGATGACAGCAACATCATGTTCATCACCATGTGCTTCTGCTGGCACTTCCTGGCTGCCCTCTGCATAGTGGCCACCAACTACTCTCTGGTTTACTG CCTTCTGACTCGGCTAGACATACGCAAGGATGGAGAAATCATTGGAATTTCGAAGCTGAAGTCAGACTGCATTTACCAGACGGCCCTTTTGAATGCCTCAGATGAGGAGTGA